The sequence GGCACGTATCCGCGCCTGGATGTCCCGGGGCCGCAGATGGCTCTCGACCTCGATCTCGATCTGGCCGAGCCGGGCCCGGTCGTTGCGCACGGCGGCGCGCAGCCGCTCGTCGATCGGGAGGGTGTACTCCGTGCTGTCGGCAGCTTTGAGCACCAGTCGGGTGCCGTCGTTGCTGACGGCCACGACCCGCAGTTCGGGCACGGTTACCTCCCGGGTGGTGCCTGCCGACGTCACGTGCGTCGCTGCTCCCGTTGAACGAGTGTGGCCTGCCCGGGTGCAGCGTGCCACAACCTTGCGGAGTTACCCGGCGTGTCGGGACAAGATGGTGACACGCCGTTATGGGACGGTAGTCGATTGGCCACCCAGCGTGACCAACTGCGGCACCCCGGGACGAGCGCCCCCCGACTCCCGTTCACGGTTTCCTTGGCGACCGGCCGGGCGCCGGAAGCCAGGATTCGTCACGGTACTCCATTCGGGCCACCGCGGGGCGGCTGCCGCGCCGTCGAATGTCGTGCGGGGGGCGGGAGTTGGGTGACCCGGCTCACATCCGGGGGTTCCACGCATCACCCAAAAGAGGACGTAGTCCACGAAGTCGCCGTCACCTGACTGCCGACGCGGCGCCCGGCCACCGGCCCCGTCACCGGCCGGCGACCTGGCATCCGGCGGCAACCTCACGCCCGCCCGACGACCTCGCCCGGCCGGCAACCTCGCGCCCGGCTACGAACCCAGCACCCGCCGCAGGTAGTCGTTCCCGAACAGCCGCTCGGGGTCGAGCCGGTCGCGCAGCGCGGTGAACTCCTCGAAGCGCGGGTAGGCCGCCCGCAGGTACTCCGCGTCGCGGGTGTGCATCTTGCCCCAGTGCGGCCGCCCGCCCGCCGCCGTCATGATCCGCTCGACCGCGGTGAAGTACTCCTGGTAGCGGCTGCCCCGGTACATGTGCACCGCCACGTAGGCGCTGTCCCGGCCGGACGCCGTGGACAGCGCGATGTCGTCGGCCGGCGCCACCCGCACCTCCACCGGGAAGCTGATCCGCAGGTCGGACCGCTCCACGGTGGCCTTCAACTCCCGCAGCACCTGCACCGCGGCCTCCCGCGGCACCGCGTACTCCATCTCCACGAACCGCACCCGGCGCGGGCTGGTGAAGACCTTGTACGCGATGTCGGTGTACGTCCGGGCGGACAGCGCGCGGCTGGAGAGCTTCGCGATCCCCGGGATCGCCGACGGCGCCACCCTGCCGAGCGCGCACGCGGCCTGGAAGACGCCGTTGGAGAGCAGTTCGTCGTCGATCCAGCCGCGCACCGCGGGCACCGGCGCGGCCGGGCCCGTACTGCGGTTGTTGCGCTTGGTGTTGCAGCCCTCGGTGTGCGGGAACCAGTAGAACTCGAAGTGCTCGTTCTCCGCGACGAGCCGGTCGAAGTCCGCGGTCACCCGGTCGAAGGTCATCGGCTCCTCCCGCGCGGTGAGCAGGAACAGCGGCTCCACCGCGAAGGTGAGGGTGCTGACCACGCCGAGCGCGCCCAGCCCGAGCCGGGCGGCGGCGAACACCTCGGGGTTCTGCTCGGCCGAGCAGGTCAGCACCGACCCGTCGGCGGTCACCAGGTCGAGCGCGACGATCTGCGCGGCGATCGAGGCGGAGTCGCGACCGGTGCCGTGCGTGCCGGTGCTGGTGGCGCCGGCCACCGTCTGCTCCATGATGTCGCCCATGTTCCGCAGCGACAGGCCCGCCGCGGCCAGCGCCGCGTTGAGCTGCCGCAGTTGGACCCCGGCCTCCACGGTGACGGTGCCGGCCGCCGCGTCGATCGACCTGATCGCGGTGAGCCCCTCGGGCCGCACCAGCAGCCCGTCGGTGGCCGCCGCCGCGGTGAAGGAGTGGCCGGAGCCGACCGCCTTCACCCGCAGCCCGTCCGCGGCGGCCTTCCGTATCGCCGCGGCCAGTTCGTCCACGGACGCGGGCGCGGCGACCCGCCCGGGCCGCGCCGAGACGTTGCCCGCCCAGTTACGCCACTCCCTCGCCTTCGCGGGTGCCGTCGTGCTGCTCGTGGCCGCGGGTGCTGCTCCGGTCCGGCTCATCGTGGTCCTGCTCCTCCCGATCCGGTGCCGGCCGCAGCCGGCGATAGCCGAGGAACGCCACCGCCGCCGCGAAGACCGCGGCGAAGGTGCACACCCAGAAGGCGGCCGAGGCGCCGTGCGCGTCGATCACCCGACCGGCGAGCGCGGCACCGGCGGCGACGCCGACCGCGAGACCCGTGCTGGTCCACGTGATGCCCTCGGTCAACCGCCCCCGGGGTACCAGCTGTTCGACCAGGCCCATGGCGTTCACCATCGTGGGGGCGATGGTCAGGCCGGAGAAGAACAGCGCCAAGGCCAGGAACCACAAGTTCCCGACCAGTAGTGGCGGGATCATACTCACCGCCATCAGCGCGATGCCCAGCCGGAACCGCCCGGCGATCGTCCCGCGCGGCCGGCTCAGCCCGAACACCAGCCCGGCGACGCACGAACCGAGCGCGTACGTCGCCAGCACCACACTGGCCAGCGCCTTGTGGCCGCGCTCGTCGGCGAACGCGACCGTGACCACCTCCACCGCGCCGAACATCGCACCGGTGCCCACGAAGACCCCGACCAGCACCGCCAGCCCCGGCGCGGCCAGCACCGACCCGCCGGACTGGTGCGCGTCCGCGTGCGGAACCGGCTCGGTGCCCCGCAGCGCGGTCAGCGCCAGCACCCCGACGGCCAGGAACACCGCCGCCAGCAGCGGCCCGGCCTCGGCGAACCAGCCGGTGCTCAGCCCCACCGACAGGATGGGGCCGACGATGAAGACGATCTCGTCCACCACCGCCTCGACCGAGTACGCGGTGTGCAGTTTCTCCGGGGTGCCGCGCAGGATCTCCGACCAGCGGGCCCGCACCATGGCGCCGGTGCTCGGGGTGGTCCCGGCACCCAGCACGCACACGAAGTACGCCCAGTCCGGCGCCCCGGCCCGGACGCACGCCAGCAGCCCGGCCACCGACACCACGCTCACCGCGCAGACCGGGCGCAGCACCCGCCGCTGTCCGTACCGGTCCACCATGCGGGAGATGCGCGGGCCGCTCGCCGCGCCGGACAGCGCCAGCGTCGCCGACAGCGCGCCCGCCAGGCCGTACCGCCCGGTCACCTGGGAGACCATCGTCACTATGCCGATGCCCAGCATCGACAACGGCATCCGGCCGACCAGTCCGGCCAGGCTGAAGGCCACCGCGCCCGGGGTCCGGTAGATCGCTCGGTAAGGGCTGGTCACGTGGAGCTCCCCGGCGTCGTCGCCGTCGGCACGGGCAGGACGGATCGGGGTCCCGCGTAAGGAACATGGCTGGCGAGTACAGCTTACGGACCGGGGCAAGTCGTTTTCCGCCGGAGCCGGGCGCCGGGGACGTCGGACCGAAGTGGCAGGATCGGAGGCATGCCTGATCAGCGTGACCCGCTCGCCGCGCCGGACCGAACCGCCCGACCGGAGCCGCCGGACGCCGGCCCGTACGACGCCCTGCTGCTGCTCTCCTTCGGCGGACCGGAGGGACCGGACGACGTGGTGCCGTTCCTGGAGAACGTCACCCGGGGCCGCGGCATCCCGCGCGAGCGGCTGAAGGAGGTCGGCAAGCACTACTTCCTGTTCGGCGGGGTCAGTCCGATCAACGCGCAGAACCGCGAGCTGCTGGACGCGCTCCGCAAGGAGTTCGCCGACCACGGCCTGGAACTGCCGGTGTACTGGGGCAACCGGAACTGGGCGCCCTATCTGACGGACACGCTGCGCGAGATCGCCGACGCCGGGCACCGCCGGGTGCTGGTGCTGGCCACCAGCGCCTACGCCTCCTACTCCGGCTGCCGCCAGTACCGGGAGAACCTGGCCGCCTCGCTCGCGGTGCTCGCCGAGGAGGGCCGCCCCGCGCTGCGGGTCGACAAGCTGCGGCACTACTTCAACCACCCCGGCTTCGTCGGGCCGATGACCGACCACACGCTCGCCGCGCTCGCCGAACTGCCCGAGGAGGTGCGCGGCGGCGCCCGCCTGGCCTTCACCACGCACTCCATCCCGACCGCCGCGGCCGACACCTCCGGCCCCGTCGAGGGCCACGGCGACGGCGGCGCGTACGTCGCCCAGCACCTCGACACCGCCCGGCAGGTGGCCGAGCGGGTCCGCGCGGCCACCGGCGTGGACCGCCCGTGGCAGCTCGTCTACCAGTCCCGCAGCGGCGCCCCGCACATCCCCTGGCTGGAGCCGGACATCTGCGACCACCTGGAGCGCGAGCACGCCGACGGCGCCCCCGCGGTGGTCATGGTGCCCATCGGCTTCGTCTCCGACCACATGGAGGTCAAGTACGACCTCGACACCGAGGCGGCGGCCAAGGCCGCGGAGCTCGGACTGCCGGTCGCCCGCGCCGCCACGGTGGGCGCCGATCCGCGGTTCGCCGCCGCCGTGCGCGACCTGGTGCTGGAGCGCGCCGCGACCGAGCGCGGTCCGGCCCCGGCCCGCTGCGCGCTCGGCGCGCTGGGCCCGAGCCATGACGTGTGCCCCGCGGGCTGCTGCCCGGCCGCCGGCCGGCAGCCGTCGCGGCCCGCCGCCGCAGGAACCGACTGAGGAGACCGGAACAGATGAGCACACCCGCCAACGGCCCGGCCGGCCCGGACCAGCCGCCCGCCACCGGCCCGGCCGGCCCCGCCGCCACCGGCGAGGACGCCGAACTCCTGGGCATCGCCCTGGAGGCCGCCCGCAGGGCCGGCGCCCTGCTGCGTGACGGCCGCCCCGCCGACCTGGGCGTGGCCGCCACCAAGTCCAGCCCGATCGACGTCGTGACCGAGATGGACATCGCCGCCGAGAAGCTGATCACCGCCTACATCGGGCGGCTGCGCCCCGAGGACGGCTTCCTCGGCGAGGAGGGCGCGAGCAGCGAGGGCACCAGCGGCGTGCGCTGGGTGATCGACCCGCTGGACGGCACCGTGAACTACCTCTACGGCCTGCCCTCCTGGTCGGTGAGCATCGCCGCGGAACGGGACGGCGAGACGGTGGTCGGCGTCGTGGCGGCCCCGATGCGCCGCGAGACCTACCAGGCGGTGCTCGGCGGCGGCGCCTACGTCGAGGGCGTCCGGGCGCACTGCCGCCCCGCCCCGGACTTCGAGCACGCGCTCGTCGCCACCGGTTTCAGCTACCTGCGCGAGCGCCGGGTCGCGATGGCCGAGGTGATCAAGGGGCTGCTGCCGCAGGTCCGCGACATCCGGCGCGGCGGCTCGGCGGCGATCGACCTGGCCGACGTCGGCTGCGGCCGCCTGGACGCGTACTACGAGCGCGGCCTGAACCCGTGGGACCTCGCCGCCGGGGACCTCTTCGCCCGCGAGGCCGGCGCCCTCACCGGCGGCCGCCCGGGCGAGGCGCCCTCCGGTGAGCTCACCCTGGCCGCGCCGCCCGGCCTCTTCGAACCGCTCCAGCGCCGCCTGGACGAGCTGGGCGCCTGGCACGACTGAACCGGCCCCACCGACCCGGCCGGCGGTCCGCAGCGGGCCGCCTGCCGGCCTCCTCGCGGCATGCGAACGCCCCGGCACCTTCGTGGTGGCCGGGGCGTGCGG comes from Streptomyces sp. NBC_00448 and encodes:
- a CDS encoding D-arabinono-1,4-lactone oxidase; protein product: MSRTGAAPAATSSTTAPAKAREWRNWAGNVSARPGRVAAPASVDELAAAIRKAAADGLRVKAVGSGHSFTAAAATDGLLVRPEGLTAIRSIDAAAGTVTVEAGVQLRQLNAALAAAGLSLRNMGDIMEQTVAGATSTGTHGTGRDSASIAAQIVALDLVTADGSVLTCSAEQNPEVFAAARLGLGALGVVSTLTFAVEPLFLLTAREEPMTFDRVTADFDRLVAENEHFEFYWFPHTEGCNTKRNNRSTGPAAPVPAVRGWIDDELLSNGVFQAACALGRVAPSAIPGIAKLSSRALSARTYTDIAYKVFTSPRRVRFVEMEYAVPREAAVQVLRELKATVERSDLRISFPVEVRVAPADDIALSTASGRDSAYVAVHMYRGSRYQEYFTAVERIMTAAGGRPHWGKMHTRDAEYLRAAYPRFEEFTALRDRLDPERLFGNDYLRRVLGS
- a CDS encoding MFS transporter → MTSPYRAIYRTPGAVAFSLAGLVGRMPLSMLGIGIVTMVSQVTGRYGLAGALSATLALSGAASGPRISRMVDRYGQRRVLRPVCAVSVVSVAGLLACVRAGAPDWAYFVCVLGAGTTPSTGAMVRARWSEILRGTPEKLHTAYSVEAVVDEIVFIVGPILSVGLSTGWFAEAGPLLAAVFLAVGVLALTALRGTEPVPHADAHQSGGSVLAAPGLAVLVGVFVGTGAMFGAVEVVTVAFADERGHKALASVVLATYALGSCVAGLVFGLSRPRGTIAGRFRLGIALMAVSMIPPLLVGNLWFLALALFFSGLTIAPTMVNAMGLVEQLVPRGRLTEGITWTSTGLAVGVAAGAALAGRVIDAHGASAAFWVCTFAAVFAAAVAFLGYRRLRPAPDREEQDHDEPDRSSTRGHEQHDGTREGEGVA
- a CDS encoding ferrochelatase, coding for MPDQRDPLAAPDRTARPEPPDAGPYDALLLLSFGGPEGPDDVVPFLENVTRGRGIPRERLKEVGKHYFLFGGVSPINAQNRELLDALRKEFADHGLELPVYWGNRNWAPYLTDTLREIADAGHRRVLVLATSAYASYSGCRQYRENLAASLAVLAEEGRPALRVDKLRHYFNHPGFVGPMTDHTLAALAELPEEVRGGARLAFTTHSIPTAAADTSGPVEGHGDGGAYVAQHLDTARQVAERVRAATGVDRPWQLVYQSRSGAPHIPWLEPDICDHLEREHADGAPAVVMVPIGFVSDHMEVKYDLDTEAAAKAAELGLPVARAATVGADPRFAAAVRDLVLERAATERGPAPARCALGALGPSHDVCPAGCCPAAGRQPSRPAAAGTD
- a CDS encoding inositol monophosphatase family protein translates to MSTPANGPAGPDQPPATGPAGPAATGEDAELLGIALEAARRAGALLRDGRPADLGVAATKSSPIDVVTEMDIAAEKLITAYIGRLRPEDGFLGEEGASSEGTSGVRWVIDPLDGTVNYLYGLPSWSVSIAAERDGETVVGVVAAPMRRETYQAVLGGGAYVEGVRAHCRPAPDFEHALVATGFSYLRERRVAMAEVIKGLLPQVRDIRRGGSAAIDLADVGCGRLDAYYERGLNPWDLAAGDLFAREAGALTGGRPGEAPSGELTLAAPPGLFEPLQRRLDELGAWHD